A region from the Salidesulfovibrio onnuriiensis genome encodes:
- a CDS encoding ABC transporter ATP-binding protein → MNIVTIDNVTKTYRQGKVDVHALSGVSLDIHKGGFTVLAGPSGSGKTTLLNLMGGLDEPTSGSISLDGEVITGLSQSRLAAMRLSKIGFVFQAYNLIPVLSAQENVEYVMLMQGVPARERSERARGVLDDVGLEDKYNRRPAELSGGQQQRVAVARAIVSRPSIVLADEPTANLDSKTGQGLLEIMREMNEKHGATFIFSTHDQMVMDYAKRIVHLKDGMIEDDETR, encoded by the coding sequence ATGAATATCGTGACCATCGACAACGTGACCAAGACCTACCGCCAGGGCAAGGTGGACGTGCACGCCCTGTCCGGCGTTTCCCTGGACATACACAAGGGCGGCTTCACCGTGCTGGCCGGTCCGTCCGGCTCGGGCAAGACCACGCTGCTCAACCTCATGGGCGGGCTGGACGAGCCCACCTCCGGATCCATCTCCCTGGACGGCGAGGTCATCACCGGCCTGTCCCAGTCCCGGCTGGCGGCCATGCGGCTGTCCAAGATCGGCTTCGTGTTCCAGGCCTACAACCTCATCCCCGTGCTCTCCGCCCAGGAAAACGTGGAATACGTCATGCTCATGCAGGGCGTCCCGGCCAGGGAACGCAGCGAGCGCGCCCGGGGCGTGCTGGACGACGTGGGGCTGGAGGACAAATACAACCGCAGGCCCGCGGAACTTTCGGGCGGCCAGCAGCAGCGCGTGGCCGTGGCCCGGGCCATCGTCTCCCGGCCCTCCATCGTGCTGGCGGACGAGCCCACGGCCAACCTGGACTCCAAGACCGGCCAGGGACTCCTGGAAATCATGCGCGAAATGAACGAAAAGCACGGGGCCACCTTCATCTTTTCCACCCACGACCAGATGGTCATGGACTATGCCAAACGGATCGTGCACCTCAAGGACGGCATGATCGAGGACGACGAGACCCGGTAA
- a CDS encoding ABC transporter permease has product MQLQIAWRNIWRNPRRTLIILAAVIIGAWTMLFFGALSRGMAESMLDNSINTLTGHIQIQKTGYRDDPVVENRIDDPAPLRALLEKVLPPDAKWAFRIEVNGVASNARNSDGVAIVGIAPDREPGLSFYGQSIVAGRPLGMDDAHGMVVGKGLLDSMDTKPGRKIVLMTQGADKDTQSRAFKIRGVYRAELEATEKRYVFITLSAARTLLGVQDAVTAACVRLPDRNRVEPVAEALRAELPAGLTVLTWEDMLPLLTGYLSMFDSFMFLWYLVVFTAMGFGIVNTMLMAVLERTREFGLLKALGMRPALIVRGVLAECLILLLVGLAAGNLLGLASIHALSGGIDLSFMAQGSEYFGMGHIIIPKLAARDALTANAVILALGLLVCLYPALKAGRITPVEAMAQT; this is encoded by the coding sequence TCGCCTGGAGAAACATCTGGCGCAACCCGCGCCGCACCCTGATCATCCTCGCGGCCGTGATCATCGGCGCCTGGACCATGCTCTTTTTCGGGGCCCTGTCCCGGGGCATGGCCGAATCCATGCTGGACAACTCCATCAACACCCTGACCGGGCACATCCAGATCCAGAAAACGGGGTATCGGGACGACCCGGTGGTGGAAAACCGCATCGACGACCCGGCCCCGCTCCGCGCCCTGCTGGAAAAAGTCCTTCCCCCGGACGCGAAATGGGCCTTCCGCATCGAGGTGAACGGCGTGGCCTCCAACGCCCGCAACTCCGACGGGGTGGCCATCGTGGGCATCGCCCCGGACCGCGAGCCGGGCCTCTCCTTTTACGGCCAATCCATTGTCGCAGGCCGGCCCCTGGGCATGGACGACGCCCACGGCATGGTCGTGGGCAAGGGCCTGCTGGATTCCATGGACACCAAACCGGGCCGCAAGATCGTGCTCATGACCCAGGGCGCGGACAAGGACACCCAGTCCCGGGCCTTCAAGATCCGGGGCGTGTACCGGGCCGAGCTGGAAGCCACGGAAAAACGCTACGTGTTCATCACCCTGTCCGCGGCGCGCACGCTGCTGGGCGTGCAGGACGCGGTCACGGCCGCCTGCGTCCGGCTGCCCGACCGCAACCGGGTGGAACCGGTGGCCGAGGCCCTGCGCGCGGAGCTGCCCGCAGGCCTGACCGTGCTTACCTGGGAGGACATGCTTCCCCTGCTCACCGGCTACCTGAGCATGTTCGATTCCTTCATGTTCCTCTGGTACCTGGTGGTCTTCACGGCCATGGGCTTCGGCATCGTCAACACCATGCTCATGGCCGTGCTGGAGCGCACCCGCGAATTCGGGCTGCTCAAGGCCCTGGGCATGCGGCCCGCCCTCATCGTGCGCGGCGTGCTCGCCGAATGCCTGATCCTGCTGCTGGTGGGGCTGGCCGCGGGCAACCTGCTCGGCCTGGCCTCCATCCACGCCCTGTCCGGCGGCATCGACCTGTCGTTCATGGCCCAGGGGTCCGAGTACTTCGGCATGGGCCACATCATCATCCCGAAGCTGGCGGCCCGGGACGCGCTCACGGCCAACGCGGTCATCCTGGCCCTGGGCCTGCTGGTCTGCCTGTATCCGGCGCTCAAGGCCGGGCGCATCACCCCCGTGGAAGCAATGGCCCAAACATAG